One window of the Longimicrobium sp. genome contains the following:
- a CDS encoding ABC transporter permease, which translates to FAASTLGFVLGCVLGGLAGTFRGSALDRGAVTIAVAGVSVPHYWLGMVLVVLFSVQWPLLPAMGAGPGGSADWAWDWEHLQHLVLPTVTLSVIPMGIVTRTVRGIVAEIMNQEFVTALRAKGLRRRDVFLHVVKNAAPNALAVMGLQLGYLMGGSILVETVFSWPGTGLLLNSAIFQRDLPVLQGTILVLAMFFVALNLLVDLVQTALDPRIKRA; encoded by the coding sequence CCTTCGCCGCCTCCACCCTCGGCTTCGTGCTGGGCTGCGTGCTGGGGGGGCTGGCCGGCACCTTCCGCGGCTCGGCGCTCGACCGCGGCGCGGTCACCATCGCGGTCGCCGGCGTCTCGGTGCCGCATTACTGGCTCGGCATGGTGCTGGTGGTGCTGTTCTCCGTGCAGTGGCCCTTGCTGCCGGCGATGGGCGCCGGGCCGGGCGGCTCGGCCGATTGGGCGTGGGACTGGGAGCACCTCCAGCACCTGGTCCTGCCCACCGTGACGCTCTCCGTCATCCCCATGGGCATCGTGACGCGGACCGTCCGCGGCATCGTGGCCGAGATCATGAACCAGGAGTTCGTCACCGCGCTGCGCGCCAAGGGGCTGCGGCGGCGCGACGTGTTCCTGCACGTGGTGAAGAACGCGGCGCCGAACGCGCTGGCCGTGATGGGCCTCCAGCTCGGCTACCTGATGGGCGGCTCCATCCTGGTGGAGACGGTGTTCTCCTGGCCGGGCACGGGCCTCCTGCTGAACAGCGCCATCTTCCAGCGCGACCTGCCCGTGCTCCAGGGCACCATCCTGGTGCTCGCCATGTTCTTCGTGGCGCTGAACCTGCTGGTGGACCTGGTGCAGACCGCCCTCGATC